From Eriocheir sinensis breed Jianghai 21 unplaced genomic scaffold, ASM2467909v1 Scaffold5, whole genome shotgun sequence:
cccctggaaatgcccacaactcctatgaaagccttgtcaaatatgtgtttttgagcgATGACATGTCTTAGAATACGAccctcagactccactctgtccaggagagctgtgtgagtggagccccccacacgtgagatgcatactccatacttgtTTGTACTTCAGCCAAAggttctgtctttcccttttctccacctgttccatgctacatctctttctcactttgcttcactttcactttcacatcTTTTATTGAACCAAATTTTATTTCtaacttccctcttcccctttttgacAAGTATTGCCTTACTCCCTCATTGTAAGTCTCAAGTAAGGACAGCCGCTTCATATCCACTGTTTCTGCTCCATAGAACTTACTCCAGTCCGCTTCTTCAAGTGCTTTCTCAACTATGCAGAGTTCACCTTGCTGTAATTGTATCTCCCAGTTTTGtggtcttctcctctcctcacttctcttctttcattcatcataAACTCAAGCACCATGTGATCACCTCGTCCAAGAGGTGTTTTCTACGACACTCTATCTACTATTTCAGACTCCTTTGTAAATCCTTGAGGGTTCATCACTCCCCTGAAACCTTGTGTTCTCCTTGATCCATTGTGTAAGAGTGTTGTTTATTGCCATCCTCAGCAGCGTATTTCCCCATGACCCTCACCGCCCTCTGACGTCCACTCCTCCCAACACACCTCTTTGCAGGTGAAGTCTCCATCATGGTTAGGTTGTCACTTCCACTCATCATTTCCTCCATACCGTCGCTTGTGTCTTTCATCATTCTCTCATATCTTTCATTACCCCAAGATCTCGTTTTTGGTggaacacacaccacaccagaGTCTCTGTTTCTGCTTCCTTCCCGGTGTACTCCAACTTTCATCATTTCAGCACATCCCTTGCCATAGTTTACACTGtcaactcccaggtccttcttaacccggtagcagcggggatcatgtttcttaatggtccctccaagcaagaaaaatgagaaaaaatcacccctcacacaagccatttcataatatatatcaaagcatttgtgatcagattatgtattatctattttggggggtttatatcatggcacaaattgggcccgtcgctgctacatggtaaagccacaaatttggccagtcgctgctacatggtaaagccacaaatttggccagtcgctgctacacagtaaagccacaaaattggcccgtcgctgctacatggtaaagccacaaatttggccagtcgctgctacacagtaaagccacaaatttggcccgtcgctgctacacagtaaagccacaaatttggcccgtcgctgctacacggtaaagccacaaatttggccagtcgctgctacacagtaaagccacaaatttggcccgtcgctgctacatggtaaagccacaaatttggcccgtcattgctacatgataaagccacaaatttggcccgtcgctgctacacggtaaagccacaaatttggcccgtcgctgctacacggtaaagccacaaatttggcccgtcactgctacacggtaaagccacaaatttggcccgtcattgctacatgataaagccacaaatttggcccgtcgctgctacacggtaaagccacaaatttggcccgtcgctgctacagataactctcaatttacgtgagtattgtgtccttgaagaggtcgcgtaaatcaaaaaacaatgtaaatcaaacaagaggtaggtttctgtcgaaaaataaatattcgcttcattcaggagagagagagagagagagagagagagagagagagagagagagagagagagagagagagagagagagagagagagaatatccatatcaccaagatatccactcaggcactcagtctcagcctcactcatgtgaggaagaaatgagggacaaaatgagcgactggctagtattggtaccggtaccgagcagtctggtaccggtaccgtaccatatagctggtaccgttagtaccggtacctgcccaccctatTGTTGAatagcgtggcagcgtaggtactgtattgttgttcaagtggcgcgcgggaagacctgagctcagctgtgtggccgcggcgccgtgtgagtctagttgcgtgagacatatggtagccactccataaaatatcgcgtataagtggaaaaaacgtgtaaatgaaacatttttttggattttggaccccgcgttatttaaaaaatgcgtaaaccaaactcgcgtaaatcgagagttacctgttcCGGGTTAACCAACATCATCACTCCCCCTCCCTGCATTTCCCGTCAGTCTTTTCTCCACACATTGTACTTTCCTCCACCAATGTCTAGGGACACGACAGCATCGCTCAACTTTGTTTCAACTATTCCCATTATGTCCAGTTCGTTCTCCCTCCAGTAGTCATTTACTTTTGCCAGTGCCATTGTTAACCCATTCATGTTTGTGTATGCCACCTTTggttcacttcctccctctctgctgcCCGTCTGTACCACATCCTCAatcttaaccccttggatgcgaattttctaccagaagacatcaccaagctgcaggagtggaacaaaaagtggctactCCAATTTAGCGaagaaaatgtgaggtcatgcatcttgggaggggaaatccagcgtaccaataccacatgggaaacactccactacccaccactgaggcacagaaagacctgggagcatatgttaccaagctaccagtgaaggcgaaatccatgccaatcgcagcggatgggttaagtcTGTGACCATCCACCAAAACCTCTTCTTCTCCGCCTCTGTCCTGCTCTCGTTTTTTTTTGGTTGGCTTCTTCCCACAATTTGTTGACGtttgccttttcttctttgttaggtCCTTCCTGATCCATACGTCTTTGTAATCCTCTCTTTTAGAGTTTCCAGGTTCCTGCAAgcacttcctctgcagccacctgCAATCTGAACCTTACCTTAAAAGGTCGATGTCCTCCTTTTACATATTTGCCAATCCTCAGGAGTACTTCCTCTACCTTGTCCTCCAAACTGTGCCTTCATGCTGCACCTCCCTCACCAGCTCAACAGCTGCctgcttttcattcctctctctctcatgtcgtaTTGGCAGGAccttctccttcagcccaaagacaACTACACTCTTCTTTTCAACAACGTCTCTCACCAGCCCATCTttctgccatgtgtgtgtgtgtgtgtgtgtgtgtgtgtgtgtgtgtgtgtgtgtgtgtgtgtgtgtgtgtgtgtgtgtgtgtgtgtttacctagttgtgatcaCAGGCAATGAGCTACACTATAGTGGAGTCCCATCTCTTGAGTCTCAGTAGGTCAGATTTAGCTTTAAATTTGATTAAAAGTTAGATTGAACAACCTCTTTGTCCAGGCTGATCCACTGTTCACCGCATCCATTGAGAGAATTGTATTTCTAGTTATCTTCCAATCATCTTTCATTTTCAACTATATGcaactacatatatacatgcacATCCGTATCCATATCCAGTGAACATTGAAGTGGTGCGTCTCAAGTGGTTCTTCTTTATTAGGAGAACCGAGCTGTGGGCTACTCAGTGATCCGCCTCATGGCCACCGATGCCGACGCTGACCCCAGCGGGGCTCCCTTCACCTGGGAGGTGATCAACCAGCCTGTTGAGAGTCGTGCCTTCACCCTGGACCAGGATGGCTCACTGAGGCTGGCCACCAATAAATTGAACCACAAGGTAACACTCAATATTTTGTAAGGCATTTAATCCAGTAAAACCATCAGGTGGTCTGAGTGCTCAAGGAAGTATGCATTTTTAATTAAGCTCCACAGATAGTGAGAGTAATACATGAGTGCCATTCTTCagtctctgtttcctcttcttcaccaggTCCAGGATCAGTACGTGGTGCAGGTGCGAGTGTGGGACAGCGGCTCGCCACCACTCCACGCTAACACCCAAGTTACCGTCAGCGTGGTGGAGGAGTCCCGCTTCCCGCCAACACTCTTCCCACTTAAAACCGTGGTCATCAGTTTCCGGAGTGCCTTTCCCGGAGGCATCATTGGGCGGGTCACTGCACTGGACCAGGACCCCTACGACACCCTGCAGTACTCTGTGGCTCCCTACCCAGAGGAAGTCAGCTCCATCAAGTACTTTGACATTGACAGTGAAGACGGCACTCTGGTGGCACTGACACCTCTTGATACCGGTAACTACAGCGTCAACGTCAGTGTGTCGGATGGCAGGTATCACCGCTCCGTGCAGGCTTCCATCAAGGTCTCCGTGGTCACTGAGGAAATGGTTGAAAATGCCGTCATCATTCGCCTGGGTCCTCTGTCCTCCGATGAATTTCTCTCCAGGTATCAGAAATATTTCCTCAAAGCTATTGCCATAGAGCTGTCAGTTCAGGAACATTCTGTGGTCCTGGTCAGCCTGCAGCCAGCCCTCGTACACTCACACTCTTTAGATAAGATAGATTACATTCCACAGCGATCCAAAAGAGACATACAGAGGAGTCTTGACGTTCTGATAGTTGTGAGGTTATTTGAAATCTACATGACAAGAGAACATCTGCTGCTGAagctaaaagaaaaacaagttgaCATAAAAGAAAAGCTTGGCTTGCCCTTCGTGGACATCATGGAGTCCCTTTGTGTGTCTGGCTCAGAGTGCGGCGGCCACGGGGACTGTGTGGACGTGGTGGAAATCAACGATGATGTGGCCATGCCCTTCAACACACAGCTGTCTAGTCTGGTTGCTCCAAGATTTACCCAGAAAGTTGGCTGTGTGTGTGACCAAGGGTATGGAGGCCAGAACTGCACTAATTTAGTCAATGCCTGTGGGCACCGACCCTGTGCTGAGTATGAGGAGTGTGCGCCCACCAACACCAGCAGCCGAGGCTACACGTGCCAGTGCCCTGCCGGCAGAACAGGACCTTCGTGCCGAGTGGACCTGACAAAATGCCACAGTCCTGCGTGTCACTACCCACTGAGGCCTCTCTCCTTCAGGGGAAAGAGCTATGCCCAGTACAGCATAGCTCAGCAAGGTAAGGGCAGCTCACTTATGCTGAGTGCCTTCATGCGCACCAGACACCCGGTGGGAACGCTGGTCTTTGCTGCCGGGGACGTGGACTACAGTGTGCTGGAGGTGGCCGGCGGACATGTGCAGTACCGCTGGGACTGTGGCAGCGGGGAAGGGCTGGTCAGGGTGTCCACGGTGAGGGTCGACAATGATGCGTGGCACTTCATCAACCTGACCAGAGACGGCACCATATCAACACTGAGTGTGGACGGCGAGGTGAGTTCAGGAGCGGCGCCGGGTGCTAATGACATTCTGAACATGGATTCAAACTTCATGTATCTCGGTGCTACCCTCAGCAGTGAACCAGAGTCAGGCATGTCTTCCTATTCCCAAAGCAGCCTGGGATTTGTGGGTTGCCTCGATCAGATCATTATTGACGGCACCGAGCTTCCTGTGTCAATAACAGGGACGGCCTCCGGGGGCACGGTGCTCACGCGCCTGGCCAACGTGGAGCTCCAGTGTCCAGGCGTGCTGCCCTTGGCCGGTGTGTGTGGCTCCTACCCTTGCCAGAACGCTGGGACATGCATAGAAAATGAAGGTTCTTATAAGTGCAATTGCCCTCCACGCTTTACCGGAGCACAGTGCCAGGTGGACAcggctccctgctcctcctcacccTGTCTTAATGGAGGCAAATGTATCATTGTTGGCCACACCTATAAGTGTCAATGTCCTTCAAAACTGAGTGGAAAACGTTGTGAATATGGCATTTTCTGCAACCCAAACCCTTGTCAGAATGGCGGTCGCTGTGAGGAGGGTGCCGATGGGCCTATATGCAAGTGCCAACACTTTACCGGTGCAATGTGCCAGCTGGACATTGATGAGTGTACCCGCAACCTTTGCCAGAGCGGGGGAACCTGCCTCAACTTTTTTGGTGGGTTCAAGTGCATATGTTCCTCCAATGTTACCGGTGAATTCTGCACAGAGGCCGTTAGGAAGCCTGAAGAGCCGTCCTCCCTGAACATCACCCTAGAGGAGCTGCTGTGCATCCTGGCCGTGTTCCTGGGGTGCGTGATGGCCGTGCTGCTGCTGGGGGCCTGGCAGCGGTGGCGGTGGAGCCACAAGCGTCACCAGCAGAACAACCGCGT
This genomic window contains:
- the LOC126992691 gene encoding fat-like cadherin-related tumor suppressor homolog; this encodes MEGVVSLARPLDRETRDSYSLTVCAVDQGSPPLSSTTQLIVTVSDVNDNAPEFVRKLHETSVAENTAVGTEVLRVMATSRDIGINAEISYSLQHTTLEEYLHIHPKTGVISIGAEVDFERVQQVVVTVVATDGGVPPLSATALVNLTITDVNDNSPVFTLPTYTATVREDALQGASVVQVSASDMDHGVNSLVRYSIRAGNEDHCFTIDDDTGIITVIKKLDREKVTKYQLTLGARDLGTPSNTAMAQVVIQVGDVNDNAPKFTQDNYTVVVQENRAVGYSVIRLMATDADADPSGAPFTWEVINQPVESRAFTLDQDGSLRLATNKLNHKVQDQYVVQVRVWDSGSPPLHANTQVTVSVVEESRFPPTLFPLKTVVISFRSAFPGGIIGRVTALDQDPYDTLQYSVAPYPEEVSSIKYFDIDSEDGTLVALTPLDTGNYSVNVSVSDGRYHRSVQASIKVSVVTEEMVENAVIIRLGPLSSDEFLSRYQKYFLKAIAIELSVQEHSVVLVSLQPALVHSHSLDKIDYIPQRSKRDIQRSLDVLIVVRLFEIYMTREHLLLKLKEKQVDIKEKLGLPFVDIMESLCVSGSECGGHGDCVDVVEINDDVAMPFNTQLSSLVAPRFTQKVGCVCDQGYGGQNCTNLVNACGHRPCAEYEECAPTNTSSRGYTCQCPAGRTGPSCRVDLTKCHSPACHYPLRPLSFRGKSYAQYSIAQQGKGSSLMLSAFMRTRHPVGTLVFAAGDVDYSVLEVAGGHVQYRWDCGSGEGLVRVSTVRVDNDAWHFINLTRDGTISTLSVDGEVSSGAAPGANDILNMDSNFMYLGATLSSEPESGMSSYSQSSLGFVGCLDQIIIDGTELPVSITGTASGGTVLTRLANVELQCPGVLPLAGVCGSYPCQNAGTCIENEGSYKCNCPPRFTGAQCQVDTAPCSSSPCLNGGKCIIVGHTYKCQCPSKLSGKRCEYGIFCNPNPCQNGGRCEEGADGPICKCQHFTGAMCQLDIDECTRNLCQSGGTCLNFFGGFKCICSSNVTGEFCTEAVRKPEEPSSLNITLEELLCILAVFLGCVMAVLLLGAWQRWRWSHKRHQQNNRVKLTDHHVKNDLKANDAAKRNSKICNVEADQQGPPLPPRLASYTPSGNNSAILNTLKHLPDLSAAGHESLELETLSRCSHEFLHSLKKPVVMLPILSPPPPSNSDSDSLHKPWDHHNNLNDSYFMPIKDVGCDLVTNLGETHTSSARQSPFSDDSSGYHWDDYDMRGPHTLVGCGGEGATAAPPDLLMLSQGTSLFHGDDPMEGTPLLPCSAATPLLSVDARGGPDGRDTPDGDEDNNDPCSFEEILLANNISVDSCQDLTLDHSSKYNIVSDLEDDCPESALKISNMPSVVEDANRLGSPRSRRPFHCRDYSCVSDLSFLSALEEEGVDNSMSELQESDYELLDRVSEPLTPTLVQTSLSEVFL